The following coding sequences are from one Lolium rigidum isolate FL_2022 chromosome 6, APGP_CSIRO_Lrig_0.1, whole genome shotgun sequence window:
- the LOC124667745 gene encoding monothiol glutaredoxin-S2-like, protein MQAVASIRRGLTIDPAGEEEAPAERFGRLVRESPVVIFARRGCYMAHVMKSLLAAVGAHATVIELEGAAEELAAAEAGGQNAAVPALFVGGAPVGGLEGLMGLHLSGRLVPRLREVGALYV, encoded by the coding sequence ATGCAAGCGGTGGCGAGCATCCGGCGGGGGCTGACCATCGACCcggccggggaggaggaggccccgGCGGAGCGGTTCGGGCGCCTGGTCCGGGAGAGCCCCGTGGTGATCTTCGCGCGCCGCGGCTGCTACATGGCTCACGTCATGAAGAGCCTGCTGGCAGCCGTGGGCGCCCacgccaccgtcatcgagctggagggCGCCGCGGAGGAgctcgcggcggcggaggccggggGCCAGAACGCGGCCGTGCCGGCGCTCTTCGTCGGCGGCGCGCCCGTCGGCGGACTCGAGGGCCTCATGGGGCTCCACCTCAGCGGCCGCCTCGTCCCGCGCCTCAGGGAGGTCGGCGCACTCTACGTCTAG